The region TCTTAACTGAtccatgctgctgctgaacaccAGTTGATGAATGGTTGCATTGCATTGATCATTAATCATTTGATCTCATTTGGAGATTTGGATTTTGGcacttttatttcaaataagtGTGCGTAATTGcgcacaattaaaaaaaaaaacagaattgagTGGTATAACTAAAGGAAATAGTCATTTTAACACGCAGATGCAGCTCTTGTGTGGACAGTGATAATGGAAATTGCCATAAAGGTCTCTGTCCGGTGGGACTGTTCACAGAAACCCTTATTAAAAACGAGAGTGCAGTCAGTGCAATTAATATATTATAGCCTGATGACGGTGGACCGGCGTCACCAGGAGAGCAGAACGAACAGGAGGCTCTATGCagttaacatttattattttttttttttttcctgtagaaAGCATTTCCATAATTTGGGCGTGGCTCTTATTCAGTCTGATATTTCACTTCTAATTGCGGCattcttttaataataaaataaattggcTCCACGCCTCCACTGATCATTTTCACACCCTTTGTTTCGattctttaattattaatgagGCTTCAGCACGTGTTAAGCAGCAGCAGGTTGAATTAAATACACATTTCCCccgatgaagaaaaaaatatatatttaaacaaagaacataaaaacgaacacacacatttaacacattttattggcCATTTATTTCTTggtcacatttaaataattcgTTTTCTGGTTTTATTTGAAACACCTCCACATATTGATTTTCGtttcctcctcttgtctcttaatgcattttaatctccacaatgatttaaaacaaaaaaacaaaacggatGCAGACATTTTGGCATTCTGTCGCTGCTGCATCACCTGCAGATCAGATCTGTGATGAATGTTCTCCTTTCTCCAGACTTGACAACGACGCCTTCGATGAGGATGGGAACTCGTTATCCGACATGGGCTTCGATGGAGAACAGATTTCTCTCCATCGAAGCCCTCCGTCCCTGAGCGACGACGCCTACACGCTGTACTACCCTCCGGAGAAGAGGTAATAAACCTGCTCAGCAGCCGGATTTACATTCTTTTAAATGacttctttgctgtttttttgcgATAATGTTtgcttgctttgttttttttctccagagttTCTCATGTTATTTGTTCAGTGTTATTTTCATACCGAGTAGCCTAAAATGTTGGTTCCAAATACTGGTAATAATCAAGATTTAAATAAGGTGGGCAGCACGGAAGGATAGtctgtgtgtaaaaataaataaaggtgttaaatgcacattttaggCTACTTCTGATCATTTTGTCTGCGCTTTTTCTTTAAGTCACTGATGATCTATGTGTTTTGGCGTTTTATCATCTCAGACCAGAAAGGCATGCTGAGGAAGAATTAGATAGAGCCTTGAGGGAGATCCTGGGTCAGTTAACAGCGAGACATTATCTGCATTCTCTGATGACAATTCGTGCAGGGTAAGGGCATTTCTTATGTTCACCTGCAGtcatcacattacagtcatcACATACAGTCATCACAATACAGTCATCACATTACAGTTAGTCAGGCTGCTGCATCTCTTTCATCTGATGTGCGTGTTTTATTCTTAAtatcatttgtatatttatatctatatatctctcgtcattttcattgtgtttctgtttgttgttgttgtgtcctCTCTTAACATTGAGGGTCAGACTTAAAATACACTTCGATTTATCTGTAATTGATCCATATAATTGATTTGGTTTTCCCACGCTGCTCTGATGCGTCAGAATACGCAATGGGCCGAATTAATCATTTATAACTTTTCCAAAACGCTTAACATCATTCTTTACTCTCTCTTGCTtgcccccctttttttttttttttttttaaaaaaaaaaaaaaaaagcataaaaggccccgaaaatgaattattaatgattCTAGGCAAGATGAAGAATTTGTCAAagctaaaatgtcaaatcaaaaaaataaaaaagagcagGAATGTGTTGCAGGCTGCAGCTTTACTAATGTTGTTCCTTGTGTTCTGTTCTTACAGTGAAGACAACAGCATGGAGGAAGAGTCAGAGCCTTTATCCAAAAGACACTCAGACGGGATCTTCACCGACAGCTACAGTCGCTACAGAAAGCAGATGGCGGTGCAGAAATACCTGGCAGCGGTTCTGGGGAGAAGGTACAGACAGAGAGTTAGGAACAAAGGACGCAGACTTGCCTATTTGTAGCGTTGCTGGCCAGCCTGCCTCCTGTGTACATACATCAGTCATCAGATAGACCGACAGTGGACTGCGCCTGTGTTCTTTtcacatgtatttatgtatgaaGTAAAgccattaaaatgaatattttaataataatatcgttttttttttttttttctttttgtacaaAAGGCACTTGATACCGCACAGTTATACTTTGTGGaccaatattttatttttcatgttgaGATGTtcgaaacaaaacaaaatggctaaaaaaaagaagaaattagtaaaaaaaaaaagaagaaaaaaaataattgtgcaCCTTCAACATTATGCGCTTGGAATCTCTAAAGGTCATCTAcatatgcagaaaataaatagattttaaaaagacaatcaAAGTATTGAATGTTATACTTATTTTTGTAACCAACGTTCTATTTTTttagtgttgtttgtttttccgaACAGGCCCCAAAGAAGCAGTGAGCATGCTATGTGAGGCATAACGGGCTTATCCTAAATGAAAGATgttccctcctcccccccccactacccccctcctcctcctcctcctcctcctccctcctcctcctcctcctcctcctcctcctcctcctcctcctcctcctcctccctcctcctcccctcctcccctcctcctcctcctcctcctcctcctcctcctcctcctcctcctcctcctcctcctcctcctcctccctcctcctccctcctcctcctcctcctcctcctcctcctcctcctcctcctcctcctcctcccttaaTGGGAGCTCTGTGGGTTCCTAAAGCTTGCTGCCCCCCTCCAGGGGAATTCACATGGCTTTTGTCCAGCAGCCTATCATTTGATGGAGAACCTGATTGGGCTCACACGGCCATTCATGTAACTGGTGTTAAAATCCGACCGCCCTCTTTTGAGCAGAAAATTTTAATCGCAGGCTTTTGCAAGGACACCATTGCCTTTACTAGAGATAAAGGAAGCACTCAAGTTGCTGTTAACAGTATGCGGTAAAACACTGCTTGCTCACTTGCCTCAAAGTCATTTCCTGTGGGGAGATAAGTCGTGCTGTGTTAAGAATGTtccataagtgtgtgtgtgttatgtacaGTACAGAGTTACACAGTGCACATATTCATCTCCATGTTGTCTGTGATCAGTCAACAGAATTATTGGGAAGAATGTGCTTCAGCTGTTGATTGTCTTTGGGCAGCACTACAGATATTCAGAACGGACCCAGAACAAGATGCAGgaaatgaagcatttttttgtttgtgaccAGAGGTGGAGAGGAAAGGTAGCATCTGAGTTACAGTTAGGGATATTTAACTCTGTATTCTTATTTATTGGTGCATGTGGAAACTGACACCTCGCTGACTTTTGCTTAGAAACTGCATGCCAtcgtgcttttattttggaattgTGCTATTTGGGTAGGTGGGCTGTGCTACGCCTATTTCAGCACCACTCCCCCCCTTCAGATGTGttggaaaatgtgaaaaaggagGGCTAGAGGTGGTGGAAGCTGGTACTGCACTGACTTGTTGAATTTGTACCTCCCTTGCTGCTGTCATTGTGGATAGTGATAGTCATCGAGACGAGACActggacccccccccccccctctttgcTGATTGCCTTTGTCCTGGTAgcgcttttaaaaaaagattattttgctTCTAGATCGCCGTGCTCGATAGCTGATTCGACAGTGCTGTGGTTCTTTGTTGAGATGAATCTGATCTGTGTAAGGTGTCTGCTGAGGTTTGTGCAGGAAGGATGTGATgaagaagtgagagagaggtgtgcatgaagaggaagacagagctggagacaaagagaggatgtttgtgtgtgagagagagagagagagagagaaaacaaagtgaCATAAGAGATGGGGTGCAGCATCCACAAGCCTGAGACAGAGGTGGTCACACCTGGAtacagagacaaacaagaggagagagcGCCGCCGCCTCTCTTCACCCACCAAAGTAACATCGGGTTCAATGAGTCCGACAGAAAACATCAGATGTTAGAACTTTTAGATTGGTATCAACAGGAGGATTAACAGAGTTTCTCGCTCTAGAATGGAGGTGAATGAATTTCAGCCCTCCCGTTGAGGGATCTTCCCACTGACGTTTATTAGGGAGACAtcttatgtatttattcaaagtTATGCAAATGCAACTTTATGCACCTCTGCAATCCAATCAGTGGCCTGtgttcccccccccaccacataGAAACTATCAATACACAACTTCAATTTCCGCTTTATCTTAACAGgctttgtttgaatgtttgaatgtgCGGAAGTAGATCTTTGAATGCGCCTTCATGTTTTTACGTACGAGTGTTTGAGCGTGCATTTGATGTTCGTTTGTGTAAATGGGTGACTGAACGTGCACGTGAAGGTGGAAACAGCTTTCGGCTTTGGTGCCTTTGCTTTCGAcgtgagaataaaaaaaaaggaaataaaaatgtttgccaCGAGTGACAGATGGCAATTCTAGTGGCCCTACAATGCTGCAGTCCATTAGCTTACATTGAAACTTCCTTTCACTCTGTTTAATCGCTCGGCTTAGTCTGCCCCAagagtagtattagtattagtagtagtagtagtagtagaattaggctttctttttaaaagcatgGCCAATGATTTATtgagtagaaaaagaaaaaaaagaaaagaatgtaTATGTTGATGGAGCaggcaatgtgtgtgtgggtgtatgtttgtgtgcatgtgtttggggTGTTCAGTGTCTGTGAGGGTTGTGATCAATGACCAGTGTTTGTTACTGTCGACTATGAGGTGttgttgattattttgttgATATTGGTCAGTAATTTATTAATCAGAAAATAGCCCCGACATATCATTTACAACTATGTGCATCACTATTTAGAACAAAAAGAGTTTCAGAACATGACGTGAGATGTTGTTCAGATCTTAGAAAATGCCTGTTGTTGATATTTCTGGAAGCGCCAAACGCCTTACTTCAATGTTTAATCTCTTATCTATCTGAAGacaatgtgttttaaaagtgaACCTTAGTACAAAGTGGCATCGTTATACACACAGGAGTCCTTATATGGGTTTTACGTTTCTCAATGTTATGAAAGTGTTGTAAGATTTGTATGAATAAATTTTTGTAAACAACAAAATTTGCTAATGAATGTCTAATCTTTGAAATACCTAATTTTTATAGATCATGTGTTGTGAAACAAAGACGGTAGAGAGAGAGCTGTAGCATCGACTACAGCCTCTTGTTAGTCTTACATCAAAATATAGCTTAAGTCTAGCTTAAAAATGTGAGTTTACATGATAACCAAGGGCCACAGATTGAGATCTTctcctgaaacaaacacaaactctaaGTCACATTACAGAAGATAAAGTGAAACATCCTCCAGCAAGCACAGCAACTACTCTGCTGTTCTCTAGTGGGTTGTGTCGACCTGAAGTCCTGTCAAGTTAAATTTATCTTTCCAAAGCTTgatcaacagaaacaaaacagaaaaagagacactTAAAGCACTGGTGCCTTGTGCAGAAATGGTCAATCAATCTATCAGCAAGAGGATTTAACACTAAattataaacaacaaagcaaagtgagatgtgtttgttgtttttttattgaccaATCTGCACCTAAATAGAACATTTCAAGGTGGTTTTAGAATTTCAAgttgcagattaaaaaaaacccagagctAACTGTTGAATACATCGAAGTAAAATCACCTGTAATTCAAACCGAAGACCCCGACCGACATCTCCGAGGAGCTCGTCAAGATCACCCTGCACTGAGCTGCAGAGCCGAAGAGAGCGTCCCTCCTCCACGACCGGCACCGCGTCTTTCCCCTCACTTCATCCTCGGCCTTGGCAGTGCAGCTGTGTCCCgcgggagaggaggatgggtgTGGCAAagaagcctgtgtgtgtgtgagacatgaTCCTCATCAGccagcaggagtgtgtgtgtgtgtgtgtgtatgtatgtgtgtgtgtgtgtgtgtgtgtgtgtgtgtgtgtgtacgtgcaccAGAGCTCAACTAACCTAATCAGAGAAATGTTGCATGGCAACGGTCCACAAAGGGACACGGTTATGTATACACATGTGtcaagtgtgtttgtatgtgtggaaAGGGAGTGAGGtagagagattgtgtgtgtgtgtgtgtgtgtgtgtgtgtatattttatgtGTGCTCAACAAAAGCAGACCTTGAGCAAGCTCTGCATTCGGATGGGGTTTACACCGTTcatttttgcacacacacacacacacacacacacatacatacacatccTGCAGAACAGTTACACACCGTGTGTCTCTCACAGAAACTGTAATAACACCAACAGTCACTGGCAGAGTCGAGCTCAGATGGTACATTGTTGAAATTCTACAAAAGAAATTAGCCACAAGAAACCGCCCCGAGGACGTTGATTCATGTTAGTTGCCCCGTTGCTAAGAAAAGGGCTGACAGATTGTCGATTGTCAGGGTTTGAGCTACCTGTGCAATATACAGGCCGTCTCCATTCTTTAtttatcccccccctccctccttctttatttctcttcGGCTGTCAGGAAGCAAAGCTCGCATAGACTGCCCTTGACAAGCCCAGATTGTTAAATTCCTCCTGTGACAGTTTTTGGCTTCATAAAAAAGATGCATGGAGAGATGAACGAAAACTGTGTTCATAATCACTCTGGATTTGATATTCACGCCCACGAGTGGATATCGAGACAAACGCCCCAATTTGTTTGGCAGTGGGCTTCACACAAGGGGCCACCCTGAGCCAATTTGTACATTATGTACATTAATGCCTGAATCGCTAAAAggtggctcctcctcctccatgcacCATCGCTCCGTTATGGCGTGCATCACTCCACTTCTTATCTCCCCATCAGTGTCTtcgagctgttttttttttttttttttttttagcggTTGATCTTAATTTTTCAGGAGTTGTGTCCCTGGTTTGTTTTGCCGACGGGCCTTTGGAGGGAGAAGTGGTTTGGATACTAACTGCGGGAAGTAGTTCCTCTGTCCTACAACGCCTCTGGAGACGTGTCTTAATCATGTATAAGGTAttagaggggggaggggaggttgTGTTCAGGGCTTTTTTCCAGTGGGGATACCCGTACTGCCCCACCCACCCCCCAAGCGCCACACCCACACTCAGCTCTCTTTGTGCACGTgaagcatgagtgtgtgtgcatgtgtaacactgatttattgtttgtttgattagcatgtctgtctgtccttcagtCCTGTGTTTtaatcaacacaaacactggcCCCTCCTTCTTTCTCGCGTGTCAGAGGGTTAAGAATACACAACACATGCAACAGCAATgatgcaatcacacacacacacacacacacacacttcaccttCTTCCCCTCATGAATCATTCAGTGATcaggtttggggggggggtccaCGGTCTGGtcatggctgcaatgaaacccTGCGACCCCTGCGACCCCCCCAGTCCCCCCTTTTTTCCCTTAAATCGCATCTTGTGGTGGGCTCTGTCACATCAACCATTAAGCGGGAGGCACTCTGCGGTGAACAGCAACCCCTCTGGGAGcagtgagagggggagagagagagagagagagagaggagacagggaggaagaaaCCAGAAGATGTGGGTGAGGGTTCTGCAGACATGGACCGCTGATCAACAGTAGCTGCTGGCGTAGAGGAGAACACTTTACCTGTGCTGCTTGAGTGATCATGGGTAACCAGAAGTATCCATCATTTATCATGAGGCTATATGGCCGTCTCAAACGTCATGTTCTCAGCTACTGTGTGCGTCTCCAAGCTAAGTTTAAATATGATGTGCAccctaaaataaataacatccTGAGACTTTCAGCAGTTTCCAAAGTTACGTGATTATCAAATACTGCAGAACAAAGACTTTGTTTATACTGAAGGAAATGTGCCAAAGGATGCTTAACACaaagttaaataattaaatacatacgcagtgaagtaaaaaagtaaattcatACTAGAATTAAGTAAGATTCACAGTAAAAGTAGAAGAAAACATAAAGTAGAGAAATTTAAAGTTTCAGTTTAGGAATGAAAGTGATGTGTACTGGTTTAAGTGCATTGAACTGACTGTACAGAAAGATGCATTTAGTTTATTGTTGCAAATGTTACAAACTACAGTCATGATTTAGAGATTGCGTTAACTGCCCGTTTCCATGTCAAGTAGACACGGAGCAACGTTAGCATTTATTTGAAGTCATGTTTCCACCCGAGGAATTGAAATCACTTTTCAGCTGAACCATACATTGTAGTGAACGAAGGAAGAAGCTATCAATCCATTTTAAACATAGAAATATTGATTTGAGCAGATTTAATGATGCACAAGAAATGAAAAAGCCATGTTAGTTGAAGTATTGAGAGCTCTGACACCATTTGAACTATCCCACGGTGGCAAATCCTCTCCATCTaagagcaaacacaaacattcagaaTAGTTTGCAAATAAGACCCTGGGTTTAATAGTATTTGCAGGATTTCCCTCCCTATGTAAGTCCATCAAGACCGAGGACGCCTGTGCAAACCCTAATTTGTTAGCACACATTTATAACAGGCTTATCCTCAAAACTCCCATTTACTGCTGTCAGTGGGCTTTGAGGCTCTGTGTTGTATAACATCCATAAAAACGTCTTAAAAGCCGTCTTCTCTCAGCGTGGAATCTCccaaagacacagacagagaacaaTGGTGTCCCATGCGCTTCTTAAAAACTTCTGTGGAGAACAATGGCAGAGCAGGTGGGCCACAGCAAGCGGGCCTGCTCTGCTATTTTCAACTCACTCGATTGTGGCGACGCGACTTGGTAAGGtaagttatgtgtttttttaaaatggtgtCTGTGACTGCAGCATCAGAAGTTCACACGTGCTGACCTCCAGAGTTCAGCTGGAGGTGAACAAACTGACACTCCGCAGCTTCACCgtattctttctattttttattttgctcgtGCGCTCGCTCCGATCAGGATTGGGTCGAGGCCGCgcaaacaaacactgaataatGTATCATGGCGGAGCAGTAGGTGTGAAAATTCAGTGTGAGATTAGCGGGAATAAGCATGTTCATGCTCTTTTTATCCTCCTTAGGCTTACCTCTAGAGGAAGGAAAACAATAAACTTTTACTCCTTCCTCCCCACCCCGCAGACATCCACTGTTGCACTCCTTTGCACATCATTCACCTTCTCCACCTCTCAAAAGTTGTGACATACTTTCTGAATGAGATGAGCGTTAATGAATGGAGAACATACGacagtaaagagagagagagacgctcgTCAGGTTCAGGCTTCATGGGTTATGTGCTCATGAGAGTCAAATTTACACGCTGGCACACAGCTTGTGGTTATGTTATCTGACTTCTTTCCTTTTAATGAACGCGGCATGATtcagagtgtatgtgtgtgtgagtgtgtgtgtgtgtggttgggggAATTTTAAATAGAATATTGTAGAAGACTGAATAAAACAGGGGGATGTGGCGTTGCCTCTAAGggcacaatgaaaaaaaaaaaaagtttcactgTTACAAATCCTTAAATAGACGATGTGATCTCAACATCTTATGTTCATAATGGGGAACAACTTCTTGTTTTAACATTCCTGCATCACCTTTGTAAAATGCATCTTCTCCATTCTCGCAAACTTCTCACACTTGCGAGCGTTCATACACAGAGATCCTGGAGATCACTTCATCCCAAACCTCACATGCACACCAAAAGCGTAAGCGATGAGCTTTGAGAGGCGGAGGCACAAAGCAGGCATAAGCTTCTCCCCGTCTTTTCACacatattcaaaacaaaaaagatgtaCCAACTGTCACTAAGCAACACATAGCTCTTCGGGAATTGTCTGTGGCAGCTCCGAAAGAAGTGATCTGTGTGAGAAAGAGTGAGGTGTGAGTGGGAAACACAGGGAGAAGCGACACATTCACACCTGTGAGCGACATCCTGCGTTCCCCGGGTTACAGCATCCgcatccttttttctttctctcttcatttctGATGAGGGCTCCCTTCCTACACGGATCTTCCCATAAGGGAACTTTTTTGTTAAAGTGATTGACATATTACTGAATAGAACAGAGCAACAGAATGGATTTGAAAGTTATTTAACTTCCACCAAGCCAGTCTTGATCAATCCATGATTGGACTAGCATTGCATTGCAatcagacaaaacacaaaatacatgatttaggaaaaatctgaaatctgaaattGTCTTCTTTGCTGCCATGAAAGATTGAGCACAGTTTCTATTCCATTTGTCAAAGTTGAAATTGGCTATCAAAAATGACCTTGATTTCATGGGAAAGTTACGTTTTATGACCTATAGCTTACTGTTAACAATTGTTTCAACAAGTCCTCCTAATAAACGAGAAAATACGTTGTTTTGCCCATGCTCTCTTGTCTAGTGTTTTCTAATCTGACACCACTTTTTCAAGGAGTACATCATTTATCTGTGCTTTACAAAAGCGTTACAAATCACTGTTGAGAAGTAAATCTGTTTTAAGATGTTCCAACACTCTGGgttggttgggtttaggcacAACAATGACTGAGGTAGGTTCAGGGAAAGATcgtggtttgtgttaaaaaacaatactttgTTAAGGTTAGGAGATCTTCGTCATCATAGTTacacttggttaaggttatgTAACAGTACTGTTCATGCTTAAAGAAAAGTAGCCCGACTTCCTCCCTACAGGGACTAGTTGGACCCAtcttgccatcttgtttttttgtgaccCAAAAGGGTGGAGCTACTGCCGAATGtcgaataagacatttttaggggaccaaaatgttttaattaactttcatgagcAGAAAACATCACTgtgaaatgtttaaagttttaagacaaaaactGGAGAAACGCTGTggaagcgacctgtcaatcacaggacAGCCCCGCCCTAGAGCCTACCCTGCGTTATGGTCTATGTTACTCTAAATCggaccatcatttacaaaaGGAACATTATGCTGTAtggaagacttgaaactagagaccacaaactcatgtttacaatgtttacggagtcagaagtagggtcattttctcagattccttcttttttaaccagaggagtcgccccctgatggacattagagagaatacAAGTTTAGGgaacttccgcattggcttcacttttcagacccggaggttaCCACCTGATCTGCATCTATATCACATTTTatcacaaaacacagacattctTATCAGGGCCACTGTGTCTATTTCTGTTATCTGTTAATGTAGTCTCAGTAGAGCAGCTCGTGTCTGTTTGTTTGGGAGTTTGGCAGCCACTGTCAGTCCAGTGACGTTGCAGTGTACTGGCACAGCGATCACTGAGAAATGCAGTGAAAACAACACAGCGATGACTGTCACTGCTTAGCACATAGATGActccaaatgaaaacaaacacacagcagattAGCACTTTAAGCTCATTTCATTAAATTATGTAGTGCTCAGCGTAGACACAAATGCTGAAGAAACATTGGTTTAGTACTTCAATCTCTAATCAACCTATAATAACCATAAGACAAGGTCCACAACTAGGTCAAGCTCCGCGTAAGCACTGAGCGGATAAATGACACAATCTTTAAGCAATAAACACACAAGGGTTTAGGTTGAGATGTATATCAAAACAGGTCTTCCTCAAATGTTATAAATGCCTTTGAAAATGACAGAATATAATGTCATAGTAGTGTTTATTTGACACATCTGGACAGATAAGAATCAGTTCCAATGTTGCACTAAGTGAAGCCATTTAACAAATCACAGAAGCTTTCCAAGCTTTTCAGATACCTTAAGAATCCCGATCAAATTAATGTCTCAGTTCACACAGCATTTTATTCTTCAAAAGTGGGCAGAGAATGTTTGAAAAGTAAGTTTAagaaattttaaaaagttagtaagagagggagaatgtatttactgatttaaacaaaacacatactctgctaaaaatgatattattacACTTTTCAACTCTAAAATCTACGTTTAAACAGATTCCATCATTAACAAATGTCTTGTATTCAAACACGTTTAATTAGTGTATGTTGTACTCCTGTCTTCtgggaagagaaaaacaaatagagGCGATATGGTTATTAACAGTGAATATGTAGTGATAAAGACTGTGAAAGTTACCTAGCTcatatagtttttgtttttccatattGTGTGGTCTTGAGTGAAAATCACGCTGTGCAGATCAACTGCAGATCGTCATGCTTAATTTCTTTATGCTGATTATGATTCATGCAGGTGAGGCGGATGCAGCAATCTTTCATAAAAACAAGTCTCACCTTTGAGAGCTCGACAGCTAACATCTGCCCAGATGTAGTAGGAAATCAAATCAGCCACATACTTCTGTAGCTATGGCTACAATCTGTAATTAGACTGCTGTGAAATGCCTTGTACAATGTGTTTATCTATTTTTAGCAACAATTATAAAGTCAGTCTTTCATTCAGCTGCAGGAAAACAGCGGAACttaataaatctatttttagtGATTGTACTTTGAAcgttaattatttcattttggaaaTGAAACTGCCGGCTACATTTCACATCCGTCTGTATCTGTGATTAAGCTGTTCTTGC is a window of Anoplopoma fimbria isolate UVic2021 breed Golden Eagle Sablefish chromosome 3, Afim_UVic_2022, whole genome shotgun sequence DNA encoding:
- the adcyap1b gene encoding adenylate cyclase activating polypeptide 1b isoform X2, which produces MASSSKATLILLVYGILMHYSVFCTPIGLSYPKIRLDNDAFDEDGNSLSDMGFDGEQISLHRSPPSLSDDAYTLYYPPEKRPERHAEEELDRALREILGQLTARHYLHSLMTIRAGEDNSMEEESEPLSKRHSDGIFTDSYSRYRKQMAVQKYLAAVLGRRYRQRVRNKGRRLAYL
- the adcyap1b gene encoding adenylate cyclase activating polypeptide 1b isoform X1 produces the protein MASSSKATLILLVYGILMHYSVFCTPIGLSYPKIRLDNDAFDEDGNSLSDMGFDGEQISLHRSPPSLSDDAYTLYYPPEKSEDNSMEEESEPLSKRHSDGIFTDSYSRYRKQMAVQKYLAAVLGRRYRQRVRNKGRRLAYL